The following are encoded in a window of Fischerella sp. PCC 9605 genomic DNA:
- a CDS encoding Crp/Fnr family transcriptional regulator, whose protein sequence is MLSTVERLLFVRRVPIFKELRDDFIVRLASVMDELSFPNNYTIFKEGDEGRSLYIVVSGKVKVHIGNQQLAVFPKGESFGEMAVFDAQPRSASATTLEPCECLELTQEQLYEAIDETPEIAVNIIGILSRRIRELNEKINAIRVKN, encoded by the coding sequence ATGCTATCCACCGTTGAGCGTTTACTATTTGTCCGGAGAGTACCAATTTTTAAAGAATTGCGCGATGATTTTATCGTCCGGTTAGCTTCTGTAATGGATGAGTTATCGTTTCCCAACAATTACACTATTTTTAAAGAAGGCGATGAAGGGCGATCGCTCTACATTGTTGTTTCCGGTAAAGTCAAAGTTCATATCGGCAATCAACAATTAGCAGTGTTTCCTAAGGGTGAATCTTTCGGGGAAATGGCTGTATTTGATGCTCAACCGCGTTCTGCCTCGGCAACAACTTTAGAACCTTGTGAATGTTTAGAATTGACACAAGAACAGCTTTACGAAGCAATTGACGAAACTCCGGAAATTGCCGTCAATATTATTGGTATTCTATCTCGCCGGATTCGGGAACTGAATGAGAAAATCAACGCGATTAGAGTAAAAAATTAG
- a CDS encoding NACHT domain-containing protein encodes MQPLPCEFLTQMARKYQLSPEQEEAFVERFSSKESEQAIAHTLHISDNAFRTRMSGVYRKFSINGKGPGKFHKLYDFLLKEYQKSHPSPIPDVPSHDIHALVQEVRKKIKPDIQERCGKMRVLDMTHPIRLNDIYTNVTILEKITARRRLGIDELLQQCTREDFNHFGLAKITKGPIPGLEAVKKHPKLMILGKPGAGKTTFLKYLAIQCIGGKFYSHLVPIFITLKDFAEASNKPGLQEYIYQQLAGNGVETLNFASLRELINRGRMLILLDGLDEVGDEDSKRILKEIREFSDQFRDNHFVITCRIAAREYTFENFTEVEVADFDDEQIVSFATKWFKDKAVKPETFIKRVEDNQRVKELATSPLLLTLLCLAFEESGDFPANRSELYKEGLDALLKKWDAKRGIQRDQIYKKLSVQRKEDLLSKMALTTFEQGNYFFKQQIAEQYITEYIRNLPGASTDEEALQLDSERVLKSIEAQHGLLVERAKGIYSFSHLTFHEYFTAREYVVVKQSSEVALQNLVSHINDKRWREVLFLALGMSPSADNLLLLMKEKVDAILVDDEKLLQFLTWVNQKSLSVEAPFKSLTIREFYINFDSDLNFEFSLTSYLAKPGSELEHENSVDFVISSSKTKSPTIHWLSIALSIDIGKSVQPLRLLSLNAAEFELDNALISALEHAHKLASAAVPEFKVGSHLVYALNRAITSTSNHEIQRSLRRFKQQIADPDKDRGIFKTLWRANGKAWTEKLKALMIQHRNIGHDWQFSDEQKELLKQYYDANKLLVESLNSDCYVSREVRQKIEDELLLPIAEIKKCQQEIL; translated from the coding sequence ATGCAACCATTACCGTGTGAGTTTTTAACTCAAATGGCTCGTAAGTATCAGCTTTCTCCAGAACAGGAGGAGGCTTTTGTAGAAAGGTTTAGTAGCAAAGAAAGTGAACAGGCGATCGCGCATACTCTGCATATATCTGATAATGCTTTCCGCACTCGTATGAGTGGGGTTTATCGAAAGTTCAGCATCAACGGTAAAGGGCCAGGTAAATTTCACAAACTGTACGATTTCCTACTAAAGGAGTATCAAAAATCTCATCCATCTCCAATTCCTGATGTTCCTAGCCATGATATCCACGCCCTCGTGCAAGAGGTACGCAAAAAAATAAAACCCGACATCCAAGAACGCTGTGGTAAGATGCGCGTGCTAGATATGACTCATCCCATCAGGTTGAATGATATTTACACCAACGTCACCATTTTAGAGAAAATCACTGCACGGCGACGGCTAGGAATTGATGAATTACTGCAACAGTGTACTAGAGAGGATTTTAATCACTTTGGACTGGCAAAAATTACTAAAGGCCCAATTCCAGGACTAGAGGCTGTTAAGAAACATCCGAAGTTGATGATTTTGGGTAAACCAGGGGCTGGTAAAACTACCTTTCTAAAGTATTTAGCGATTCAGTGCATTGGTGGTAAGTTTTATTCTCATCTTGTGCCAATTTTTATTACCCTTAAAGACTTTGCTGAAGCTAGCAATAAACCAGGGCTGCAAGAATACATCTATCAACAATTAGCTGGTAACGGTGTAGAGACGCTAAATTTCGCTTCTCTGCGTGAGTTGATAAATAGGGGTAGAATGCTGATTCTACTTGATGGATTAGATGAAGTTGGAGATGAGGATAGCAAACGCATCTTAAAGGAGATTCGTGAGTTTTCCGATCAATTTAGAGACAATCACTTTGTCATCACCTGTCGTATTGCAGCGCGGGAATATACCTTTGAAAACTTCACAGAGGTGGAAGTAGCTGATTTTGATGATGAACAAATAGTTTCTTTTGCAACTAAGTGGTTTAAGGATAAAGCTGTAAAACCAGAGACTTTTATCAAACGTGTAGAAGACAATCAACGAGTCAAAGAACTTGCTACAAGCCCACTACTACTGACGCTTCTATGTTTAGCATTTGAAGAGTCAGGAGATTTTCCTGCAAATCGTTCTGAGTTATACAAAGAAGGGCTAGATGCACTGCTGAAAAAATGGGATGCTAAACGGGGAATTCAGCGCGACCAAATTTACAAAAAATTGTCAGTTCAGCGCAAGGAAGATTTACTCAGCAAAATGGCCCTGACTACCTTTGAGCAAGGTAACTACTTCTTTAAGCAGCAAATAGCAGAGCAATATATCACAGAATATATTCGTAATTTACCAGGTGCGAGTACTGACGAAGAAGCGTTACAACTGGATAGTGAAAGAGTTTTGAAGTCAATTGAGGCACAACATGGGTTATTAGTAGAACGAGCGAAAGGGATTTATTCGTTTTCTCATCTGACATTTCATGAGTATTTCACAGCCAGAGAATATGTGGTTGTTAAACAGTCATCAGAGGTGGCGTTGCAAAATCTGGTCAGCCATATCAATGATAAACGCTGGCGAGAAGTCTTGTTCTTAGCCCTTGGGATGTCGCCTAGTGCAGACAATCTGTTGCTGTTGATGAAAGAAAAGGTTGATGCGATCCTGGTCGACGATGAAAAGTTGTTACAGTTTTTAACATGGGTAAATCAGAAATCTCTTTCAGTAGAGGCTCCATTTAAGTCATTAACTATTAGGGAATTTTATATTAACTTTGATTCTGACCTGAATTTTGAGTTTAGCTTAACTAGTTACCTCGCTAAACCTGGTTCTGAGCTTGAACATGAGAATAGTGTAGATTTTGTTATATCGAGTTCAAAAACAAAATCTCCCACTATACATTGGTTATCTATAGCACTATCTATAGATATAGGAAAATCAGTTCAACCACTTCGTCTCCTTAGCTTGAATGCCGCTGAATTTGAACTTGATAATGCTCTTATTTCTGCCCTTGAGCATGCTCATAAGCTTGCCTCGGCTGCTGTTCCTGAATTTAAGGTTGGCTCTCATCTGGTGTATGCTCTTAACCGTGCCATTACCTCTACTTCTAACCATGAGATACAACGTTCGCTAAGAAGATTTAAACAACAAATAGCTGATCCTGATAAGGACAGAGGGATATTCAAAACATTGTGGAGAGCTAATGGAAAAGCTTGGACTGAGAAGTTAAAAGCTTTGATGATTCAGCATCGCAATATTGGTCACGATTGGCAGTTCAGTGACGAACAGAAGGAATTGTTAAAGCAGTATTACGATGCTAATAAATTGCTGGTAGAGAGCCTCAATAGTGATTGTTATGTCAGCCGTGAAGTGCGACAGAAAATAGAGGATGAGTTGCTATTACCAATTGCAGAGATTAAAAAATGCCAGCAAGAGATTTTGTAG
- the sbcC gene encoding exonuclease subunit SbcC has product MIPVQLTLKNFLSYRDATLDFRGLHTACICGANGAGKSSLLEAITWAIWGESRATSEDDAIHTGSKEVRVDFIFKTSQQQTYRVIRTRARGGSSVLEFQIETPNGFRSLTGKGVRATQDSILQHIKLDYDTFINSAYLRQGRADEFMLKRPSERKEILAELLKLNQYDDLEERAKDLSRQFKARAEELERSLESMKTQLQQKEAIASQQVALENELNQLQQVQAFENIQLQSLQVVQHQRQNWEEQLTFVRQQYQNLTQDCDRLEQECGAVKSQLSALEELLSQESEIKAGYNQYHNLQSQEEASSAKFEEYTRAQATRQQKQQQLTKQINGIERQLQQTQAQLEALRQQEVDIQQTLGKSTEVEAALAQLAGARQRLAQLDELQLQVAPLLQQRTTLQSQIVRVQAGLVARLEQLEATANQLQCQQQRQPQLQQAVMEVAMQIEELEKKRVYLQRVQEKGQERRNFIERLQAHQRDYERLLGELEQKIQMLQTPNAICPLCERPLDEHHWNRVVEKTKSEYKDTEGQLWVVREQMAVSDREIQVLRQEYRDISQQLSPYDTLREQRGQLAAKLQATTDVEQQLQQITSQRQQLERSLQLGEYAPDKQAELKQLEEYLQQLNYNEQDHALARSEVERWRWAEIKQGQIKDAAKRQAQIAARKPELQAQIAQLQTRITQEATESECAKQIASLDRYIAEIGYDTEQHNNLRMAVRKAQAWQLRYQQLLAAQQQYPQLKNRLQELEVSLQARWAERQRLKGQIESIVQQLEDTANPITQIQTLEQQLATRRRELDEQITQLGRLEQMAHQLEVLQNQYEQQQQQLQETKQQHRVYQELAQAFGKNGIQTLMIENVLPQLEAETNQLLSRLSANQLHVQFVTQKAGRNGKSTKKNTKLIDTLDILIADARGTRAYETYSGGEAFRINFAIRLALAKLLAQRAGAALQMLIVDEGFGTQDAEGCDRLIAAINAIAPDFACILTVTHMPHLKEAFQARIEVSKTQQGSQLRLLI; this is encoded by the coding sequence ATGATCCCTGTACAACTGACTCTGAAAAATTTCCTCAGTTACCGTGATGCAACTTTAGATTTTCGCGGATTGCATACGGCGTGTATTTGTGGAGCCAATGGGGCTGGTAAATCTTCTTTGTTAGAAGCTATCACTTGGGCAATTTGGGGAGAAAGTAGAGCCACTTCTGAAGATGACGCTATCCATACTGGCTCGAAAGAAGTTCGGGTAGATTTCATTTTCAAAACTAGTCAGCAGCAAACCTATCGAGTTATTCGTACTCGTGCGCGGGGTGGTAGTAGTGTCTTGGAATTCCAAATCGAAACACCAAATGGGTTTCGTTCACTGACTGGTAAAGGAGTAAGAGCAACACAAGATTCGATTTTGCAGCACATTAAGCTGGATTATGATACTTTTATCAATTCTGCCTACCTGCGTCAAGGTCGTGCAGATGAATTCATGCTTAAGCGTCCTAGCGAACGGAAAGAGATATTAGCAGAATTATTAAAACTGAATCAATACGATGATTTAGAAGAACGGGCAAAAGATTTATCGCGTCAGTTCAAAGCACGAGCAGAAGAGTTAGAGCGCTCTTTGGAGTCAATGAAAACTCAACTGCAACAAAAAGAGGCGATCGCATCCCAACAAGTTGCCCTAGAAAACGAACTTAACCAACTCCAACAGGTACAAGCTTTTGAAAATATCCAATTACAAAGCTTGCAAGTTGTCCAGCACCAGCGGCAAAATTGGGAAGAACAACTGACTTTTGTTAGGCAGCAATATCAAAATCTCACTCAAGATTGCGATCGCCTCGAACAAGAATGTGGGGCGGTTAAAAGCCAGCTATCAGCCCTAGAAGAATTATTAAGCCAAGAAAGCGAAATCAAAGCTGGATACAATCAATACCACAATTTGCAATCTCAAGAAGAAGCATCGAGTGCCAAATTTGAAGAATACACCCGCGCCCAAGCCACTCGCCAACAAAAGCAACAGCAGCTTACCAAACAAATTAACGGAATTGAACGGCAATTACAACAAACCCAAGCGCAATTAGAAGCCTTGCGACAGCAAGAGGTAGATATTCAGCAAACTCTAGGTAAGTCAACTGAAGTAGAAGCCGCTTTGGCACAATTGGCGGGGGCGCGTCAGCGTTTGGCTCAACTAGATGAACTGCAATTGCAAGTAGCTCCTCTGTTGCAACAACGAACCACTTTACAAAGCCAAATAGTTCGGGTGCAGGCGGGGTTAGTCGCACGACTAGAACAACTGGAAGCGACAGCAAACCAATTGCAATGTCAGCAGCAACGCCAACCGCAATTACAACAAGCGGTGATGGAAGTGGCAATGCAGATTGAGGAGTTAGAGAAAAAGCGGGTATATCTGCAACGAGTCCAAGAGAAAGGACAGGAACGGCGTAACTTTATCGAACGGCTGCAAGCTCATCAACGGGATTATGAAAGATTGCTGGGAGAATTAGAGCAAAAAATACAAATGCTTCAGACTCCTAATGCGATTTGTCCGTTGTGCGAACGTCCTTTGGACGAGCATCACTGGAATCGAGTCGTAGAAAAAACCAAATCTGAGTACAAAGATACAGAAGGGCAATTGTGGGTAGTTCGAGAACAAATGGCTGTCTCAGACAGAGAAATTCAAGTACTCAGACAGGAATATCGAGACATATCTCAGCAATTATCTCCTTACGATACTTTACGCGAACAAAGGGGACAATTGGCAGCAAAGTTACAGGCAACAACTGATGTCGAGCAACAGCTACAACAAATTACTTCCCAAAGGCAACAACTAGAGCGATCGCTACAACTCGGTGAGTATGCACCAGACAAACAAGCCGAACTCAAACAGCTAGAGGAATATCTGCAACAACTCAATTACAATGAACAAGACCATGCCCTTGCTCGCAGCGAAGTGGAACGCTGGCGTTGGGCAGAAATTAAACAAGGGCAGATCAAAGACGCCGCCAAACGACAAGCACAAATAGCAGCACGTAAACCAGAACTTCAGGCACAGATTGCCCAATTACAAACGAGAATAACGCAAGAGGCAACTGAGTCTGAGTGTGCCAAACAAATCGCCAGCCTCGATCGCTATATTGCCGAAATTGGCTATGATACGGAACAGCATAATAACCTCCGCATGGCTGTACGGAAAGCCCAAGCTTGGCAATTACGCTATCAACAACTATTAGCGGCGCAGCAGCAGTATCCGCAACTCAAAAATAGACTCCAAGAATTAGAGGTATCTTTGCAAGCAAGATGGGCTGAACGGCAAAGACTCAAAGGCCAAATTGAAAGTATCGTCCAGCAACTTGAAGATACAGCTAACCCCATCACCCAAATTCAAACTTTAGAGCAGCAGTTGGCAACCCGCAGGCGAGAACTCGATGAACAAATTACCCAGTTGGGGCGTTTAGAGCAGATGGCGCACCAACTGGAAGTGTTACAAAATCAGTACGAGCAACAGCAGCAACAACTGCAAGAAACCAAACAGCAACATCGCGTTTATCAGGAATTAGCGCAAGCGTTTGGTAAAAATGGCATCCAAACACTGATGATAGAAAATGTCTTGCCCCAGTTGGAAGCCGAAACAAATCAATTGCTTTCGCGCCTGAGTGCCAATCAGTTGCATGTACAATTTGTAACACAAAAAGCCGGACGTAACGGGAAATCTACGAAGAAAAATACCAAACTGATTGATACCTTAGATATTCTCATTGCCGATGCTAGAGGTACGAGAGCTTATGAAACTTACTCTGGTGGGGAAGCGTTTAGAATTAACTTTGCGATTCGTTTAGCCCTGGCGAAATTATTAGCACAAAGGGCAGGAGCAGCATTGCAGATGTTGATTGTAGATGAAGGCTTTGGTACGCAAGATGCGGAAGGGTGCGATCGCCTAATTGCGGCAATTAATGCGATCGCCCCTGATTTTGCCTGCATTCTCACTGTCACCCATATGCCTCACCTCAAAGAAGCCTTTCAAGCCCGTATTGAAGTCAGTAAAACTCAACAAGGTTCGCAGTTACGTTTGTTGATTTAA
- a CDS encoding four helix bundle protein, whose translation MEKSNFEDLQIFQLAEKLADIIWHIVIHWSFFEKDTVGKQIIRAADSIGANIAEGAGRHNFQDNQRFVKIARGSLHETRYWLKRAYTRKLLTNEQLDRLEPIINDLSPKLNAYLKYLDKAAKTQKQNY comes from the coding sequence ATGGAAAAATCTAATTTTGAAGATTTACAAATTTTCCAATTGGCTGAAAAATTGGCAGACATCATTTGGCATATTGTTATACACTGGAGTTTCTTTGAAAAAGATACAGTAGGTAAGCAAATTATCCGTGCTGCTGATAGTATTGGTGCGAATATAGCAGAAGGTGCTGGACGCCATAATTTTCAAGATAATCAAAGATTTGTAAAAATTGCCAGAGGTTCTTTACATGAAACTAGGTACTGGTTAAAACGAGCGTACACTCGTAAATTATTGACGAATGAACAATTAGATAGACTTGAACCTATTATTAATGACTTATCACCTAAGCTAAACGCATATCTCAAATATCTTGACAAAGCTGCCAAAACACAAAAACAAAATTATTAA